In Elaeis guineensis isolate ETL-2024a chromosome 1, EG11, whole genome shotgun sequence, a genomic segment contains:
- the LOC105034710 gene encoding uncharacterized protein yields the protein MGLKNLTTFFLLYLLLTSVLGAFCRPGFQADDTVPFHFHYSNLLQPPKVLHLEGLKGDGFWGRRFHETSRRLMIGSTAPICTYNECRGCRFKCKAEQVPVDANDPANSAYHYRCVCHR from the exons ATGGGCTTGAAGAATCTTACCACCTTCTTCCTTCTCTACCTACTCTTGACTTCTGTCCTTGGAGCTTTTTGCAGACCAG GTTTTCAAGCAGATGATACGGTTCCATTTCACTTTCATTACTCCAATCTACTTCAACCACCGAAGGTGCTGCATTTAGAG GGACTTAAAGGAGATGGATTCTGGGGAAGGAGATTTCATGAGACCTCAAGAAGATTGATGATTGGTTCCACAGCACCCATTTGCACCTACAATGAATGCAGAGGATGCCGATTCAAGTGCAAAGCTGAGCAGGTCCCTGTCGATGCTAATGATCCTGCCAACAGTGCCTACCACTACAGATGTGTGTGTCACAGGTGA